In the Telopea speciosissima isolate NSW1024214 ecotype Mountain lineage chromosome 2, Tspe_v1, whole genome shotgun sequence genome, one interval contains:
- the LOC122650494 gene encoding uncharacterized protein LOC122650494, translating to MEVLSRLLNAYRDLDLFRGIKVARGVPEITHLFFADDIFIFYRAFDDLRTVKAVLDLFSDLSGQEINFEKSGIYFSRNVTPLEQRRLGAILGIPLMNPSAMYLGRSVLIKSVLSSMPTYQMSYFFFLDIICKKIDFISYKFWCGGSQEESRSALISWKKMSSPKFAGGLGFRPARVQNVALLCRLGWRLLTEPHSVWARVLKARYYPSTSLFDPTTAVKRGSWVWNSIAKILKYLRSFSLRIIGNGTDTYFWTDPWIPSIPHFTLKPSESQRTYPEKGFRLKILCRNGNRWIPHVLSVAPIMRPSGTYYFRNNLIFNNVMPDPLAAVRKIELWLRELRFQPRDIRVIEYSDWAVLYFATW from the exons ATGGAGGTTCTATCGCGTCTTTTAAATGCCTATCGCGACTTGGATTTGTTCCGCGGAATCAAGGTAGCCAGAGGTGTTCCTGAAATTACACACTTGTTCTTCGCGGatgacatttttattttctatcgtGCTTTTGATGATCTTCGCACTGTTAAGGCTGTGTTAGATCTTTTCTCGGATCTGTCTGGACaagaaataaattttgaaaagagtGGGATCTATTTTAGCCGAAATGTGACCCCCTTGGAACAACGTAGACTTGGTGCAATATTAGGAATTCCTCTAATGAACCCTTCTGCGATGTACCTGG GGCGAAGTGTTCTGATTAAATCTGTGCTCAGTTCGATGCCTACTTATCAAATGAgctactttttctttcttgataTTATTTGTAAAAAGATTGATTTCATCAGCTATAAGTTCTGGTGTGGTGGATCACAGGAGGAATCTAGATCTGCTTTAATCtcttggaagaagatgtcttcTCCTAAATTTGCTGGTGGACTGGGGTTTCGACCTGCTCGGGTTCAGAATGTGGCCCTTCTATGCCGACTTGGATGGCGTCTTCTGACTGAGCCACATTCGGTCTGGGCCAGGGTTTTAAAGGCTAGATATTACCCCTCGACTTCGCTTTTTGACCCAACAACTGCCGTAAAACGTGGATCCTGGGTCTGGAACAGTATTGCCAAAATCCTTAAATATCTTAGATCCTTCTCTTTGAGGATTATTGGGAACGGGACTGATACCTATTTTTGGACAGACCCCTGGATCCCTTCAATCCCACATTTTACACTTAAGCCCTCTGAATCTCAGCGGACGTATCCTGAAAAG GGTTTCCGGTTAAAGATTTTGTGTCGAAATGGAAACAGGTGGATCCCACATGTGCTCTCTGTGGCACCTATAATGAGACCATCTGGCACATATTACTTTCGT aacaatttgatttttaataatGTTATGCCTGATCCTTTAGCTGCGGTAAGGAAGATTGAACTTTGGTTACGGGAACTTC GGTTTCAACCCAGAGACATAAGAGTGATAGAGTACTCTGATTGGGCTGTTTTGTATTTTGCAACATGGTAA
- the LOC122652738 gene encoding syntaxin-31, protein MASAGVTSYRDRSSEFRLLSERLKKIEGPAAVNGTGNDLETSNASRASSSRSEFKKNASRIGLGIHETSLKISRLAKLAKKSSMFDDPVVEIQELTALIKDDITALNIAVSDLQTLQNLEIADGNYSKDRVIHGTTVCDDLKNKLMATTKQFQDVLTARTENVKAHENRKQIFSTNASRENPFLQKSHTQTVTEPPPWSNKSNPSSVLPPSVVPSTGLQNGNQLRRRLATDTSPTQHMDVSMLQEVIPRRENYTQSRALALQNVESTISELGGIFTHLATMVAHQGELAIRIDDNMEESLVNVEGAHSALLKHLNRISSNRSLLIKIFAVLIFFLIVFIFFMA, encoded by the exons ATGGCTTCTGCCGGAGTTACCTCGTATCGAGATCGGTCGTCGGAATTCCGGTTATTGTccgaaagattgaagaagatcgAAGGACCGGCAGCTGTGAACGGAACGGGGAATGACCTGGAGACGTCAAATGCATCGCGGGCAAGCTCTTCTCGATCCGAATTCAAAAAGAATGCATCGAGGATTGGTCTGGGGATCCATGAGACATCTCTCAAGATCTCGAGACTTGCTAAAT TGGCCAAAAAGTCATCTATGTTCGATGATCCTGTTGTGGAAATACAGGAACTTACTGCTTTGATAAAAGATGATATTACAGCACTCAACATAGCAGTTTCAGATTTACAAACTCTTCAGAACTTGGAAATAGCTGATGGGAACTATTCCAAGGATCGAGTTATCCATGGAACTACTGTTTGCGATGACCTTAAGAACAAGCTTATGGCAACTACAAAACAGTTTCAGGATGTATTAACTGCAAGAACAGAG AATGTCAAGGCTCATGAAAACAGGAAACAGATCTTCTCTACCAATGCATCTAGAGAAAACCCTTTTCTGCAAAAAAGTCATACACAGACTGTGACCGAACCACCTCCGTGGTCTAATAAATCTAATCCATCTTCTGTCTTGCCACCATCAGT AGTGCCATCTACTGGACTTCAAAATGGAAACCAGCTGCG GCGAAGGTTGGCTACAGACACTTCTCCAACCCAGCATATGGATGTGTCCATGTTACAAGAAGTTATTCCTCGGCGAGAGAACTATACACAGAGCCGTGCACTTGCTTTGCAAAATGTGGAGTCAACAATTTCTGAGCTGGGTGGGATTTTTACACATTTGGCTACAATGGTAGCACACCAGGGAGAACTGGCAATAAG GATTGATGATAACATGGAAGAGTCATTGGTGAATGTAGAAGGTGCTCACAGTGCCCTTCTGAAGCATTTGAATCGGATATCTTCAAACAGGTCGCTTTTAATTAAGATTTTCGCTGTTCTGATATTTTTCTTGATCgtattcatcttcttcatggcATAA